The genomic interval CAACAGATCTGCCGTGATTACGCCAAAAAACAGGGAATAAAAGTATATGATGTTGACCAAGGAATCGGAACTCATATTCTTATGGAAACCGGATTGGCACGTCCCGGAAAAACTATTGTAGGCACAGATAGCCATTTCAATATTTTGGGTGTGGTCGGTGCATTCGGTCAGGGAATGGGCGATCAGGACATCGCTTTTTCTTTCCGAACCGGAAAAAATTGGTTTGAAGTTCCGGCAACCATCAAGATCAATCTGAAAGGCAAATTTGCTTATCCGACAACCGGAAAAGATCTGGTTCTCTACATCCTAAGAAAGATCAAAAGTAAGGGAGCTCTGGGAAAATGTATTGAATATTACGGAGAATGCCTTGAAGATTTGAACTTTGCCGATTATGTTACCCTTTGCAGTATGATGACTGAAATGGGTGGAATCGTTGCTTATCCCAAACCGAACGAAAATGTAAAAAAGTGGGTTTCAAACCGAATTGGTGAGAAAGCAAATTTTATCCAAGCAGATGAAGATGCCGAATATATTGAAGAAATTGAAATTGATGTAGAAGGACTCCAACCTCAAATTGCTTGTCCGCCAAAACCGGATAATGTAAAAGATGTTTCCGAACTAAAGGGACTTAAAGTGAACTCCGTTTTTATCGGTTCGTGCACAAATGGCAGAATAGAAGATATGCGAAATGTAGCAAAAATCTTGAAAAACAAAAAAGTTGATCCCCAAGTTATGCTCCGAATCGTCCCCACAACAAAAGAAGTTTATGGAAAAATGCTTGGTGAAGGAATTATTAAAATCCTTTATGATGCAGGAGCAATAATTGCAAACCCGGGTTGTGGCGGTTGCGCCTCCGGCCAGATCGGAATGACAGGAAAGGGTGAAGTTCAAATCTCTACCTCCAATCGAAATTATACTGGTAAACAGGGCGATGGAAACACTTATCTTGCCAGCCCGATAACAGCTGCAAAAGCCGCTCTCATTGGTGAATTGTAAATGAGTAAGAATCTCTTACTTTCTCTTGTATTGATAATTATTACATCATCAATTCTCAGCTGCGGTAAATCGAAAACTGATCCGATTGAAATCGAAGAAAAAAATCCCTATAACTGCATATCAGGAAGAATAAAATCCGGTTCTTCTTTATATCAGGCCTTACGAGAAAATGGAATCGCTGATTCTGATGCCTATCAAATAACCCATTCTCTAAATGTCATCTATGATCTTCGGAAGGTTCATCCCAACGACAGTTTTCTTCTTCAGATTGACACACTCCAGCAGGTGCAGATCGTGGAATTCTTTCCTGATAATATAAACCACTATATCGTTCAAAGAGACACTACAAATCAATTTATTTCCAAGAATAACCAAAAAAAACTTACCAAAGAAACAAAAACATTTTCAACCTCAATTGAATCTTCTCTTTATAATAGTTTCGTAGAACAAGGAATTGACCCGAAAATAGTTATGGATTATACGGATATTTTCCAGTGGGATTTGGATTTTTTTATTGATCCTCGTAAGGGTGATTCTTGTAAAATAATTTATGAAGTATTTACAAATAACGGTGAAATACTCAAAAACGGTAAAATTCTATCCGCTTCATACCTAGGAAAAAATTTTGACATGACAGCTTATTATTTCACAAATGGTGCAAAATTTGATGGATACTATGATTCCAAAGGAAAGTCATTTCAAAAAGCATTTCTTAAATCCCCTCTCAATTATTCTTATATCAGTTCTTATTATGGAATGCGCGTGCACCCGATTACAAAAAGATACTGGTTACATAACGGCGTGGACTATGCAGCAAAAAGAGGCACTCCTGTTCAGGCTTCCGCCGATGGAGTAATAATTCATCAAGGTTGGAAAGGCGGACACCCTACTCCTCGCGGAAATACAGGTGGCTATGGGAAAACTATTATGATTCGGCATCCAAACGGACATAAGACTTTGTACGGGCATCTTAGTGCTTATGCAAAAGGAACCTACGTTGGCAAACGTGTAAAACAACAAGATATTATCGGATTTGTCGGCTCCACCGGCTGGTCAACCGGTCCTCACCTTCACTATACAATTTATTATCACAATAAAGCGATAAATCCATTAAGACTGAAAAATGTGTCCGGTCCCCCTATCCCCAAAAAATTAATGCTACAGTTTAATACAATTGTAAACTGTATTAATGATGAACTTGTTAATAACTATTCTAAATAGTTTGACATAAAATATGAACGGAGATGATATTAGCGACATGAAAAAAAGTTCTAAACTCACAGGAAAAATTTGGTTGATCATTAACGAAAACGGGAATTTAATTGAAGATATTGATACTGATATGATCTTCCACAACCAATATTTAGCTATTACTGATATAAAAAAAATGGGGCAATACACCTTTGATAATTTGACTAATTGGAAAGATTTTGCAGCTAAAGCCGAAAAGGACGATATCGTCATTGTCGGAAGCAATTTTGGAGCTGGTTCTTCGAGACAACAAGCCGTGGATTGTTTTACTTCTCTTGGAATTCAAGCAATTATTGCCGAATCCTTTGGTTCAATTTACAAGCGAAATGCCATAAATTCCGGCACTCCAGCTTTAACTATCAAATCTATAAATCTTGCCGACCTGAAGCAAAGACAGCAGCTAACCATCAACCTTGAAACCGGTGAAACTTCATCCGAAGCATTGCAAATCGAACCTTTCTCAATAGTACAAATGGATATTTATCAAGCGGGAAATTTGTTTGAATATGGTAAAAATGAATAAAGTTATAATTCCAAAATGATTAATAATAAACAAATTGCAGAAATAACCAAGACGATTGTTGATAATTATCATCCTGAAAAAATAATTCTTTTTGGTTCTTATGCTAATGGAAATTTTACTCGGGATAGCGACTTAGACCTTCTTCTAATTAAAGAATCCAACTTACCAAGGTTCAAAAGAGCTCGTGAAGTTCATGAATTCTTTGACCCTTATCCTATTGCTATGGATATTTTAGTTTATACCAAAAGAGAAGTTGAAAAGTGGAAAAATTTTTCACATTCTTTTATTAATCAGGTTTTTGAAAATGGGATAATCCTTTATGAACGAACTTGTTGAAGACTGGATTCAAAAAGCCGAAAATGACCTTTTAAATGTGAAAAATAATTTAAACAGTATAGATATTCCGACCGATACGGTATGTTTCCATTGTCACCAATCAACAGAGAAATATATCAAAGCATATCTGATTAATAAAAATAAACACTTCCCAAAAATCCACAACCTATTGCGTCTTTTAGAATTATGTAAAGAAACCGATAAAGATTTTTCTATTTTGAAAGATTCTTTATTAATTCTTAATGATTTTTCAGTTGAAATAAGATATCCTGATGATTGGTTTGAACCAACTGAAGAAGACGCACGAGAAGCATATTATTTGGCAAAAAAAGCAAAAAAATTCGTCGAATGCGATAATGCAAATTATCGCTTTCTTTTAATAAAATAATAAAAAACATGAGCAAACAGAAAGGAGTTAAAAAGTGAAAAAGATCTTTTTCATTTTAGTTTCCATTTCACTAATNNNNNNNNNNNNNNNNNNNNNNNNNNNNNNNNNNNNNNNNNNNNNNNNNNNNNNNNNNNNNNNNNNNNNNNNNNNNNNNNNNNNNNNNNNNNNNNNNNNNAATAAAATAATAAAAAACATGAGCAAACAGAAAGGAGTTAAAAAGTGAAAAAGATCTTTTTCATTTTAGTTTCCATTTCACTAATTCTCAGCGGCACTCTTTCCGCAAAGACTCTTCCAAACAACACCCCTATTGAGGATTTGCAGATATTTGACGTCCCCAATGATGACGGTGGTGGTTTGGCTTTGAACTGGAAACCATTCCCCAAAGAAAAACGGATAATCGAATATCGCATCTACCGTGGTGCGAG from Candidatus Cloacimonadota bacterium carries:
- a CDS encoding M23 family metallopeptidase, with the protein product MSKNLLLSLVLIIITSSILSCGKSKTDPIEIEEKNPYNCISGRIKSGSSLYQALRENGIADSDAYQITHSLNVIYDLRKVHPNDSFLLQIDTLQQVQIVEFFPDNINHYIVQRDTTNQFISKNNQKKLTKETKTFSTSIESSLYNSFVEQGIDPKIVMDYTDIFQWDLDFFIDPRKGDSCKIIYEVFTNNGEILKNGKILSASYLGKNFDMTAYYFTNGAKFDGYYDSKGKSFQKAFLKSPLNYSYISSYYGMRVHPITKRYWLHNGVDYAAKRGTPVQASADGVIIHQGWKGGHPTPRGNTGGYGKTIMIRHPNGHKTLYGHLSAYAKGTYVGKRVKQQDIIGFVGSTGWSTGPHLHYTIYYHNKAINPLRLKNVSGPPIPKKLMLQFNTIVNCINDELVNNYSK
- a CDS encoding 3-isopropylmalate dehydratase — encoded protein: MKKSSKLTGKIWLIINENGNLIEDIDTDMIFHNQYLAITDIKKMGQYTFDNLTNWKDFAAKAEKDDIVIVGSNFGAGSSRQQAVDCFTSLGIQAIIAESFGSIYKRNAINSGTPALTIKSINLADLKQRQQLTINLETGETSSEALQIEPFSIVQMDIYQAGNLFEYGKNE
- a CDS encoding HEPN domain-containing protein, which codes for MNELVEDWIQKAENDLLNVKNNLNSIDIPTDTVCFHCHQSTEKYIKAYLINKNKHFPKIHNLLRLLELCKETDKDFSILKDSLLILNDFSVEIRYPDDWFEPTEEDAREAYYLAKKAKKFVECDNANYRFLLIK
- a CDS encoding aconitase/3-isopropylmalate dehydratase large subunit family protein, which produces MGKTIIEKIIQTHSEQEVKPGKIVWMKLDIRTARDFGGPNVVKNMEKYYADGKVNNIENIYFTFDTVAPAKNIPYANNQQICRDYAKKQGIKVYDVDQGIGTHILMETGLARPGKTIVGTDSHFNILGVVGAFGQGMGDQDIAFSFRTGKNWFEVPATIKINLKGKFAYPTTGKDLVLYILRKIKSKGALGKCIEYYGECLEDLNFADYVTLCSMMTEMGGIVAYPKPNENVKKWVSNRIGEKANFIQADEDAEYIEEIEIDVEGLQPQIACPPKPDNVKDVSELKGLKVNSVFIGSCTNGRIEDMRNVAKILKNKKVDPQVMLRIVPTTKEVYGKMLGEGIIKILYDAGAIIANPGCGGCASGQIGMTGKGEVQISTSNRNYTGKQGDGNTYLASPITAAKAALIGEL
- a CDS encoding nucleotidyltransferase domain-containing protein; translated protein: MINNKQIAEITKTIVDNYHPEKIILFGSYANGNFTRDSDLDLLLIKESNLPRFKRAREVHEFFDPYPIAMDILVYTKREVEKWKNFSHSFINQVFENGIILYERTC